The Cuculus canorus isolate bCucCan1 chromosome 37, bCucCan1.pri, whole genome shotgun sequence genome segment CGGTGTCCCTCGTGTCCCCCTGCCACCACCATCCATGGTCCCggtgtcccccgtgtccccttgGCCCTGTTCATggtgtcccctctgtccccgtgtccccttgGCCCTGGTGTCCTCCGTGTCACCTGTGTCCCTGAccccggtgtccccatgtccctgtgtccctggtCTCAGTGTCCCTATGTCCCCCACATCCCTGTGTCCCAGACACTGTtgtccccttgtcccctgtATTCTGGTGTCCCCGAGTgcggtgtccccatgtcccctctatTGcggtgtccccgtgtcccctggCAGGTGACACTCCGGTCAATCAGGTGATCAGTCACCCCTCGCAGCCGCTCTCCATCACCGCCAGCGACGACCGCAGCATTCGTTTCCTCGACAACCGTACAGGTGGGAGGGGACTTCGTTAGCGCTAACGAGgccggaggggggggggggacgggggacacagaggggttGGGGACGTCCCTGTCACCGCTGCCACCACCCCTCTTTGTCACCGTCAGGTCAAGTCGTGCACTCCATGGTGGCCCATTTGGACGCTGTCACCTGCCTCGCCGTGGACCCCAACGGCGCCTTCCTCATGTCGGGCAGTGAGTGGCactgtccccgtgtccccatccctgtccccgtgtccccatccctgtccctgtgtccccgtgtcactgtccctgtgtccccgtggtcctgtccctgtgtccccatccctgtccccgtgtccccatccctgtccccgtgtccccgtggtcctgtccccatgtccccatccctgtccctgtgtcGCCGTTtccatccctgtccccgtgtccccatccctgtgtcccaaTTCCCGATGTCCCCTTCTCCGTCTGTGTCCCCATctctgtctgtgtctctgtccccgtgtccccatctctgtccgtgtccccatctctgtccgtgtccccatccctttgTCCCTATCCttgtgtccccgtgtccctgtccccgtgtccccccccatgtccccccaaaccacaactgctctctgcagctgtcccccctcctgtcccccaccgtccccccgtgtcccctttgtccccccccactgtcccccccaaaccactcctctctctgcagctgtcccccctgtcccctcctgtcccctttTAACCGtgtgtccccccgtgtccccccaaacccaaactgctctctgcagctgtcaCCCCTGTCGcctcctgtcccccctgtcccccatgtcctccctgtccccccgtgtcccctttgtccctcctgtgtccccccaaatcacgactgctctctgcagctgtcccccccgtgtcccccctgtacccctgtcccctctgtcccccgtgttcccccctgtccccctgtcccccccctgtccccctgtccccccctgtgtcccccccatccccgttgaaccgtgtcccccccccaggtCACGACTGTTCGCTGCGGCTGTGGCGTTTGGCGCAGGGTTCGTGCCTGCAGGACGTCAGCGCCCATCGCCGGAAGCACCACGAGGGCGTTCTCGCCGTGGCCGTTCACCCGCGGCGCCCTCTGAGCGCCAGCGCCGGCGCCGACGCCATCGCCAAAGTCTTCGCTTGACGGGGGGGGGCACAGCTAAAgcctctctgtgccccccccGGGGCAGTTATGGGCTCTGTGCCCCCCCGGGGCAGTTAAAGCCTCTCTGCTGCCCCCCCCGGGGCAGTTAAAGCCTCTCTGCTGCCCCCCCGGGGCATTTATGggctctgtgcccccccccTTGGGGCAATTATGGGCTCTGTGCCCCCCCCTTGGGGCATTTATAGGCTCTGTGCCCCCCCTTGGGGCAATTATGGGCTCTGTGCCCCCCCCTTGGGGCATTTATAGGCTCTGTGCCCCCCCTTGGGGCAATTATGGGCTCTGTGCCCCCCCCTTGGGGCATTTGTAGGCTCTGTGCCCCCCCCTTGGGGCAATTATGGGCTCTGTGCCCCCCCCTTGGGGCATTTGTAGGCTCTGTGCCCCCCCCTTGGGGCATTTATGGGCTCTGTGCCCCCCCCTTGGGGCAATTGTGGGCTCTGTGCCCCCCCCTTGGGGCATTTACGGGCTCAATGCCCCCCCCTTGGGGCAATTATGGGCTCTGTGCCCCCCCTTGGGGCATTTACGGGCTCAATGCCCCCCCCCTTGGGGCAATTATGGGCTCTGTGCCCCCCCCTTGGGGCATTTATGGGCTCTGTTACCCCCCCTGGGGCAGTTAAAGCCTCTCTGCTGCCCCCCCTTGGGGCATTTATGGGCTTTGTGCCCCCCCTTGGGGCAATTAAagcctctctgctccccccCCGGGGGCATTTATGGActctctgcccctctctgggGCAATTAAGggctctgtgccccccccccaagggGCAATTTTGGGCCTTAAAGCCCCCCCCCCCTATATATTTGTACAGCCCTGacgccccccctcccccccgtaCCCACCCCCCCCTCGGGGGGTTTATCACTGCCGCCCTTATCACTGTGTGATAGAtgcccccccccaacccccaaacAAATCTTCTTTGACCCCCCCGGGGAAGAGGGGGGGTGGCACCTCAATAAAAGCCCTTTGCCAAGAACTGGTGCTGCTGAGGGGGGGGAACAGAGCCCCCCCCCCTTGGGATTGGGACCCCCCCCTTGGGACTCCCCCCCTTGGGACACCCCCCAGTGCTACCCTTCAgtattggggaccccccctgtgccccccccattgggaccccccccagtgccccccccggGATTGGGGACCCCCCACCAGTGCCCCCCCCGGGATTGGGGACCCCCCACTagtgccccccccagtgccccccccggGATTGGGGACCCCCTCCCCGAGGGATTAAgacccccccccagtgccccccccgaTTGGGACACCCCCCCCTCCCTAGGAttgggacaccccccccccagtgctACCCCTCAGTATTGGggccccccccccagtgccccccccggGATTTGGACACCCCCCCCCAGGGATTAAgacccccccccagtgccccccccaggaTTTgaacccccccagtgcccccccccggGATTGGGACCACCCCCCCAGTGAcatcgcccccccccccccccacattgggacccccccagtgcccccccccgggattggggacagagaggggatGTCGTGGGGGGGGGTCATAGGCTATTGTGGGGGTGACAgggggggggtcatggggacgggggggggggggcacagggcttgggggggggtcagagggaggGGGTGTCCCCTCTCTCACGTGACAGCGCTGGTGTCACATGTgtccccccccgtgtcccccccccgtGTGTCCTTCGTGGTGGCAAAGGACATCGCGCTGAGCATGAGGGTCCTGCGGGTacggggggggcaccggggggggggaTAATTGGGGGGGGTCAGCGgagggggggaattgggggggggagCATGGGAAGAGCCCTGTGAAGGGGTTCGGGGGgactgcggggggggggggggtccagggggttGTATTTGTGGGGGTGTAGGGGGGTTATTGGGGGGGTACAGAGTTCTTTttgggggggtacagggggggtatttggggggggCATGGGAAGAGCCCTGtgaaggggttgggggggctgtgggggggggggcacaaagaGCATtattggggtgggggggtccagggggttGTAtttggggggtacagggggggtTATTTGGGGGGGCCATGGGAAGAGCCCTGtgaaggggttggggggggcacaaagagcattattggggggggggtccagggAGTATAGGGGGGGCTATttgggggggtacagggggacCATTTGGGGGGGCATGAGAAGAACCCTGTAAAGGAGTtggggggggcttggggggggggggttcgTGCCCCCCCCCTTGCCtgacaccccccaccccccccaggCCGCCCCCCTGCGCTCCATTGGGGTCTTTCCCCCCCCCCGACACCTCCACAATCGCGTTGCGGAGCACCAGAAACTGTTccaggtgaggggggggggtgaatttggacttttttttgggggggggggtaggAGGGGgtcaggacccccccccaactccaCTGCCCCTTTttgtgtgtcccccccttttctgcccccccccaggAGGACAATGGGCTCCCGGTGCATCTTAAAGGAGGTGCGATGGACGCTGCGCTCTATCGGTTCACGACATTGGTGTGCAGTGCTGGTAGGGGGGGGGGCAACTGCCGTGGGGGGGGGCAACTGCCATGGGGGGGGGGTAAGAGCCATGGGGGGGGGCAAcagccatggggggggggggtaagaGCCATGGGGGGGGGCATCAGCCATGGGGGGGGGCAACAGCCATGGGGGGGGCAACAGCCGGGGGGGGGGCAAAAGCCATGGGGGGGGGGTAAGAGCCACGGGGGGGGGCATCAGCCATGGGGGGGGGCAACAGCCATGGGGGGGGCAATAGCCGGGGGGGGGGCAACAGCCATGGGGGGGGCAACAGCCATGGGGGGGCAACAGCCGGGGGGGGGCAACAGCCATGGGGGCGGGGGTAAGAGCCatgggggggggcaggaggggggtaATTGGGGAGCAAAGGTCatggggggggcaggagagggggaaatggggggtgaGAGCCCgggggggggcagttggggaGCGAGGGGGGGGATaaggggtgcgggggggggtAGATTGTGGGGATCAGGAAGTATGGGGAGGCaaagggggggatgggggggcagagatggggagaaggggggggggcacgggtgtctttgggggtccccggggggggCAGGGGTGTCTTTGGGGGTTCCCGGGGGGGATaaggggtgcggggggggggtaGATTGTGGGGATCAGGAAGTATGGGGAGGCAaaggggggatgggggggcagagatggggagaagggggggcaCGGGTGTctttgggggtccccgggggCGGTTTGGGATTTCGGGGGGGTCCCTgatggggtgtccccccccccccaggcaccCTGTACTCGCTGTGGTCACTGGTGCAGGCGTCGAGGCCCAAGAAGAACTGAGGGGGGGGGACCGGACCCCCCCAAATAAAAGGCTGTAGAGAAGCTATTGGTCTCgttggggacacggggggacacggggggacatggggagggggggtcatggggatgAGGGGGGCACAGAAGGGACAccagggggatgggggggacacaggggggacacaggaggtattggggggacacaggggggcATAGGAGGTATTGGGGAcacatggggatggggggacatggaCATGGTGACACGGGGGACATATGGTgacatgggggggacacggaggggacaCGAGTGGGACAGAAACACCAAAGGGATTTTATTGTCCAACACAGTGAGCGTCGCTGGGACAGAGGTGACGAGGGGACAGCTGtgtccccaaagtgtcccctttgtcccccccctCCCATCCCGGGTGGAGAACGAGACCGTGGAAATAAATAGTTTGGGGGTTAAAAccagtggggacagggatggggacatcagggggacagggatggggacatcagggggatgaagatggggacatcagggggaTGGGGACCtcatggggacagggatggggaccttctggggacggggatggggacatcctggggacaggaatggggaCATCCtggggacaggaatggggaCCTCctggggacggggatggggacctcatggggacaggaatggggaCCTcatggggacggggatggggacatggggggatgaggatggggaccTCATGGGGACAGGCAGAGGGGCGCGGGGGGGTCACTGTCGGTGTCCCTGTCCCCGTCCTGCTCGGGCCGCATCGCTCGGTCGTGCAGACGGCTGAAGCGTCGGGCCCAGCGGCTgcggggacagaggggacactgtggggacactggggggacactgcGGGGGAccccagtccgtcccagtccaTACCAGTAAGGCTGACGCTGCTCAGGGCTGAGGAGGTGCCAGAGCCGCGCCAGCTCCTGTGTGGCCGCCGTGGACGACACCCCGGGGTGGGCGCTGCAGGGTCACCGTGTCCCCAACACTGTCCCCAACACTGTCCCCAACACTGCCCCCATGgcccttcccccccccactgtcccagtgtccccccgGGATCTCCATCCTCCCCATTGTCCCCGTGTACTcttgtcccctcctgtccccataTCCTCCTGGGGTCCCCCCCtactgtccccatgtccccccatccctgtgtccccgatatccctctgtccccgtgtccccccatccctgtgtccccaatatccctctgtccccatgtccccccatccctgtgtcccccaatatccctctatccccgtgtcccccatccctgtgtccccccatatccctctgtccccccatccctgtgtcccccgatatccctctgtccccgtgtcccccatccctgtgtccccccatatccctctgtccccccatccctgtgtcccccgatatccctctgtccccgtgtcccccatccctgtgtccccccatatccctctgtccccccatccctgtgtccccgatatccctctgtccccatgtccctcccatgtcccccccatccccgtgtctcctctctgtccccccccatgtccccatgtcccccctcatgtcccctgtccccatctcatGGAAGGTCTCTGGtgttccccccctcccttgtccccccatatccctgtgtcccccccttctccctgtgtcccccccatatCTGCACCTGATGGAGAGTCTCTGGTGTCcccccccctgtccccatgtcccctccgtgtcccctgtccccacctgATGTACACTCTCCGGTTGAGGCGGCAGAACATGATGAAGCCGTTCACGCATTTCTTTTTGCGCTGGGGGGGCCATTGGCCCTGGccttgtccccatccttgtccctttggggacccctgtgtccccacggCCACCCTGGGGGTCCCCGTGGACCCCAACCCCtgtgggacagaggggacatggggtgagacggggggggggggacaaggggaggagagagggggacggggggacaatgggggggaCACAAGGCTGAGACTGggggggggacaaggggacaagagagggggacaatgggggagaCACGGGTGAGACTGGGGGTGacaaggggagaagagagggggaCAGTGGGAcaatgggggggacacaggggtgacactgggggggacacaAGGCTGAGACTGGGGGGGGGacaaggggagaagagagggggacagggggacaatgggggggacacaggggtgacactggggggggacacaaggCTGAGACTggggggggacaaggggacaagagagggggacagtgggggagaCACGGGTGAGACTGGGGGGGacaaggggagaagagagggggacagggggacaatgggggggcacagggctgagactgggggacactggggggaaCGAGGGGACaagagagagggatggggacaatggggggacacagaggtgagactgggGGGGACAATGGGACAAGAGGGGGGAGATgaggacaatggggggacagggacactgggggggacactgcgggggacacggggacaagAGGGGGGAGACAATGAGGGGACACTTcggggggacaatgggggacatacggggggacaggaggacgcggggtgacactggggggggtGGCGGGGGGGGACGCTGGGGGTACCCGGGGGGAAtaaggggagaagagaggggagatggggacaaggggggTGACacggggggggacacacacaggGGATGAAACTGGAGGGGGAcgtgggggggacatgggggggggggctcccgACCTGGGGGCTGAGGCAGATGTCTGGGAAGAGCTCTGGGGGGGACACAGTGACACTGTGACCCCCCTTTaccccccctcctcccatccagcccccccccttttgccccccctttccttctctttgccttcCCCCCAACCTCACTCTCACCCCCCGATCCCTCATTtgccccccctttgcccccccttttGCCCTCTCGACCCCTcattccccccccttcccccccctcctcccctcccaacCCCACTTTTGGCCCCCCCCGACCCCTCATTTGCCCCCATGACCTCCCCCTTTTTGAtgcccccctctctcccctttcgCCCCCCCCACCTCTCACCACATCCTcgggggggcccggggggggcgGTGAGGCGAGTAGGGAGGGGCTGAGCCCCAGCAGAGCCCCCCCCCGCCGCGGAGGGGGGGTCATTGGGACTCCCCCCTCCAAAAAGAGCTCAGCCGAGGGGGGAAACCAGGGATCCCCCCCCaattcctccatctcctcctcgTAGGGCACCAAACCCTGCCGGGGGGGGCTAGGGGCAAAAGTGGGGGGTTAAGAACCCGGGGTGGGGGCAACAACCCTatctgccccccccccttttgcccccccccccaaaaatgtCCCCTACCTTGGTGGTACAACAGCGCTCGGTCCCGGCTCTGCGGGGTCactgggggggtctggggggggggcCAAATAGGGGGGTAAAGGGGGAGATTAGGGGGCAAAACAGGGGTCGGGGGGTAGAattgggggtcctgggggtggtCTCATACCTGCCCCCCCCCTTGCTGCGCGTAGGGTGCTCTGCAGGAACTGGATGTAGTTCAGGACGTTCTCCAGCACCTccacctgggggggggggggggcacggtTGACACCCTCACACCCCCatattccccccccccaggtccctacagacccccccaaaccccccccaggTCCCTTCAGGCCTCCCCCCATCCAGAAATCCTCCCCCTCGGGCCCCCATGCACAAAGACCCCCCCCCAGTCCATCACCCCCAAGCACCCCCCCCTTATACTTgcctttggggtcccccccagccccactctcCCCCCCCTCCATGCCCTCCCCCCCAATACCTCGGTTGGGGCCCCCCCTCCGTGGGGCCAGGGCACCATGCGGGCCAGATCCGGGAGAAGAGACCGCCAGTCCCGGGGGGGGCGgctggggggcacggggggggggcattggggacattggggggcattgggggacatggggggcattggggggacatggggggcattgGGAACATGGAAGACATCGGGAGGTGGGGGGGCATTGGCAATATGGGGGGTCatggagggacatgggggggcattggggacattggggggggcattggggggacattggggacaagGGGGCATATAGGGGGGCattgggggacatggggggcattgGGAACATGGAAGAcatggggaggtgggggggcaTTGGCAATATGGGGGGTCatggagggacatgggggggcattggggacattggggggacattggggacaagGGGGCGTATAGGGGGGCattgggggacatggggggcactgggaacaTGGAAGATATGGGGGCGGGGGGCATTTGGAGCATGGGGGTTCATGGAGGAcgagggacatgggggggcacagggggggcattggggccattgggggCCAttgggggggcattggggacaaggggggatatgggggacattGGGAACATGGAAGACATGGGGGAGCGGGGGGGCATTGGGAGCACGGGGGGTCAtggagggacatgggggtcacagggggagattgggggggtcattggggctatgaggggcactggggggagGTTGAGGGGGTCACTGGGGCtatggggggcactgggggagaTTGTGGGGGTCACTGCCCCCCCCCTCACCGGCGGTGACCGGGTGGCCTCGGGCGCCGAGCGCTGCCTCGTGGGGGGGACATcttggggggaaatgggggggtcACACggtttgggggggttcctgggggggggcaggaaagGGGAGGGTCAGGGAGGTCCAGGAGGTGTCCCAGGTGGGGAGGGTTccaggtttgggggtgtcctaaGAGGGGGGAACCCCGGCCCAGGTGTTGGGGGGGGCCCCAGGTGAGGGgggaggtctggggggggtAGGGGGCCCCAGGCCCAATGGGGGGTCTCAGGCCAAGAGGGGGGCCAGGAGGGGGGGTCAGAGGCCCAATGGGGGTCCCCAGGCCAAGaggggggtcaggagggggTGTCCAAGGCCCAATGGGGGTCCCCAGGCCAAGATGGGGGCCAGGAGGGGGTGTCAAAGGCCCTATGGGGGTCCCCCGGCCAAGAGGGGGGGCCAGGAGGGGGGGTCAGAGGCCCAATGGGGGTCCACAGGCCAAGATGGGGGCCAGGAGGGGGTGTCCAAGGCCCAATGGGGGTCCCCAGGCCAAGAGGGGGGCCAGGAGGGGGGGTCAGAGGCCCAATG includes the following:
- the LOC128850045 gene encoding cytochrome c oxidase subunit 7A1, mitochondrial-like: MRVLRAAPLRSIGVFPPPRHLHNRVAEHQKLFQEDNGLPVHLKGGAMDAALYRFTTLVCSAGTLYSLWSLVQASRPKKN